A genomic stretch from Bradyrhizobium quebecense includes:
- a CDS encoding serine/threonine protein kinase, with the protein MSVPKDDDATLSARWSQGVLLKRDVFSTVERGRFRTDDGEVEGVLRRLDQVPFWSFAVALHLFSRERRALTLARDLDVGPKLLWAGRRALVRGFIDGAALHLAKPHGDVAYFRSAKAALRKLHRAGICHNDLAKEQNWLVGRDGRAYLTDFQLAACFKSRSRLFRIAAYEDLRHLLKHKRSYAPEALTPKERKVLAKKSAVASVWLKTGKKVYQAITRGIFNFTDREGGGRRLVNDAPVLVDLIRRNPDVRDTAIVAFADRRVGVGLYAFVEADQSALEKTLRNELAAAKGVKPPEHIQIVHALPRDAAGKPRTEILQLVAMNQIDLIEPMMRSDADREFLKDILEQRKNLRDRFNFEVAEMDRPAGQAR; encoded by the coding sequence ATGAGCGTGCCGAAAGACGACGACGCCACCCTGTCGGCGCGATGGAGCCAGGGCGTGCTGCTCAAGCGCGACGTGTTCTCGACGGTCGAGCGCGGCCGTTTCCGGACCGATGACGGCGAGGTCGAGGGCGTGCTGCGCCGGCTCGATCAGGTGCCGTTCTGGTCGTTCGCCGTGGCGCTGCATCTGTTCTCGCGCGAACGCCGCGCGCTGACCCTGGCGCGCGATCTCGACGTCGGCCCCAAGCTGCTCTGGGCAGGCAGGCGCGCGCTGGTGCGCGGCTTCATCGACGGCGCAGCGCTGCATCTGGCGAAGCCGCATGGCGACGTCGCCTATTTCCGTTCCGCCAAGGCCGCGTTGCGCAAGCTGCATCGTGCCGGCATCTGCCACAACGACCTCGCCAAGGAGCAGAACTGGCTGGTCGGCCGCGACGGCCGCGCCTACCTCACCGACTTCCAGCTTGCTGCCTGCTTCAAGAGCCGAAGCCGGCTGTTCCGCATCGCAGCCTATGAGGATCTGCGGCATCTGTTGAAGCACAAGCGCAGCTACGCGCCGGAGGCGTTGACGCCGAAGGAGCGCAAGGTGCTTGCGAAGAAGTCCGCGGTCGCCAGCGTCTGGCTCAAGACCGGCAAGAAGGTCTATCAGGCGATCACCCGCGGCATCTTCAATTTCACCGACCGCGAGGGCGGCGGCCGGCGGCTGGTCAACGACGCGCCTGTGCTGGTCGATCTGATCCGCAGGAATCCAGATGTGCGCGACACCGCGATCGTCGCCTTTGCCGACCGGCGCGTCGGCGTCGGACTCTACGCCTTCGTCGAGGCCGACCAGTCCGCGCTGGAAAAGACGCTGCGCAACGAGCTTGCCGCCGCCAAGGGCGTCAAGCCGCCCGAACACATCCAGATCGTGCATGCATTGCCGCGCGATGCGGCGGGCAAGCCGCGCACCGAAATCCTGCAGCTCGTCGCCATGAACCAGATCGACCTGATCGAACCGATGATGCGCAGCGACGCCGATCGCGAGTTCCTCAAGGACATCCTCGAGCAACGCAAGAATCTGCGCGATCGCTTCAATTTCGAAGTTGCCGAGATGGATCGGCCGGCGGGCCAAGCGCGATGA
- a CDS encoding Mth938-like domain-containing protein: MSNSSDAPHLPRSAPIEAYGKGGFAFADMSHRGSLLCLPDAIWAWPVTRPQEIDEYALQKVFAAANAIDTLIVGTGTEVWVPPRGLREALRAVRVVLDPMQTGPAIRTYNIMLGERRRVAAALIAVP, encoded by the coding sequence ATGAGCAACTCCTCGGACGCTCCCCATCTTCCGAGGTCGGCGCCGATCGAGGCCTACGGCAAGGGCGGCTTCGCGTTTGCCGATATGTCGCACCGCGGCTCGCTGTTGTGCCTGCCCGACGCGATCTGGGCCTGGCCGGTGACCAGGCCGCAGGAGATCGACGAATACGCGCTGCAGAAGGTATTCGCGGCCGCCAATGCGATTGATACACTGATCGTCGGCACCGGCACCGAGGTCTGGGTGCCGCCAAGGGGCCTGCGCGAGGCCCTGCGCGCGGTGCGGGTGGTGCTCGACCCGATGCAGACCGGCCCCGCGATCCGCACCTACAACATCATGCTGGGCGAGCGGCGTCGCGTCGCGGCGGCGCTGATCGCGGTGCCATGA
- a CDS encoding DUF3597 domain-containing protein: MSIFGRIMGAIFGSSASAAPAGGTATSAAPAGGSGSASPSPAAVPAGAAPAQSVDVAPILDKAVAAKGEKLEWRTSIVDLMKALDIDSSLSARKELAKELGYTGDTNDSASMNIWLHKQVMTKLAANGGKPPPDIKH, encoded by the coding sequence ATGAGCATTTTCGGAAGAATCATGGGCGCGATCTTCGGCAGCAGCGCCAGCGCCGCGCCCGCCGGCGGGACGGCCACAAGCGCAGCTCCCGCCGGTGGATCCGGTAGCGCCTCGCCGTCTCCTGCCGCGGTACCCGCCGGTGCGGCGCCCGCGCAGTCCGTCGACGTCGCCCCCATCCTCGACAAGGCGGTTGCCGCGAAGGGCGAGAAGCTCGAGTGGCGGACCTCGATCGTCGATCTGATGAAGGCGCTCGACATCGACTCCAGCCTGTCGGCGCGCAAGGAGCTCGCCAAGGAGCTCGGTTACACCGGCGACACCAACGATTCCGCCAGCATGAACATCTGGCTGCACAAGCAGGTGATGACGAAGCTCGCGGCCAATGGCGGCAAGCCGCCCCCGGATATCAAGCACTGA
- a CDS encoding DUF2189 domain-containing protein → MASPYQGNVTSMTQSGQGPASAPVIRTIGLSDLHQALRLGWEDFKAVPSHAIILCLIYPVLGIVLARTVHGYSVLPLLFPLAAGFALLGPFAAIGLYEMSRRREDGGQASAWDAMQVFRSPSFGAMLGVGTLLFALFVTWIATAQAIYTAVFGYQVAANIPDFAERVLTTPQGWWLIVVGCSVGFLFALVALCISVVAFPMMLDRQATAGEAIVTSMRAVAQNPVPMAAWGLIVAVLLVLGTIPFFLGLAVVIPLLGHATWHLYREVIVKDPNARPVIPEPRERKPAADFPANLFPWRRSDRG, encoded by the coding sequence ATGGCCAGTCCATACCAAGGCAATGTCACATCGATGACGCAGAGCGGACAAGGCCCCGCATCTGCGCCAGTTATCCGCACCATCGGCCTGTCCGATTTGCATCAAGCGCTGCGTCTCGGCTGGGAAGACTTCAAGGCAGTACCAAGCCACGCCATCATCCTGTGTCTGATCTATCCCGTGCTCGGCATCGTGCTTGCGCGCACCGTGCACGGCTATTCCGTGCTGCCTCTGCTGTTTCCGCTGGCCGCGGGCTTTGCTCTGCTCGGCCCGTTCGCCGCGATCGGCCTCTACGAGATGAGCCGCCGTCGCGAGGACGGCGGTCAGGCATCCGCATGGGACGCCATGCAGGTATTCCGCTCGCCGTCATTCGGCGCGATGCTCGGAGTCGGAACGTTGCTGTTCGCACTGTTCGTGACCTGGATCGCCACCGCGCAGGCGATCTACACTGCGGTGTTCGGCTATCAGGTCGCGGCCAACATTCCCGATTTTGCCGAGCGCGTGCTGACCACCCCGCAAGGCTGGTGGCTGATCGTGGTCGGTTGCAGCGTCGGCTTCCTGTTCGCGCTCGTCGCGCTGTGCATCAGCGTGGTCGCCTTCCCCATGATGCTCGACCGCCAGGCAACCGCCGGCGAAGCCATCGTGACGTCGATGCGCGCCGTCGCACAGAACCCGGTGCCGATGGCGGCCTGGGGCTTGATCGTCGCGGTGCTGCTGGTGCTGGGCACGATCCCGTTCTTCCTCGGGCTCGCCGTCGTGATCCCCCTGCTCGGTCACGCCACCTGGCATCTCTATCGCGAGGTCATCGTCAAGGATCCGAACGCACGGCCGGTGATCCCCGAGCCGCGCGAGCGCAAGCCCGCCGCCGACTTCCCGGCCAACCTGTTCCCGTGGCGGCGCAGCGATCGCGGCTAA
- a CDS encoding phytoene/squalene synthase family protein: MSATEAPTDGAAFCADLARTHDFVRYASTLFMPGPERRALLAIYAFNIEVSRVHEQVSQPLPGEMRLQWWTDMLAGAGHGGVEGNPVAAELLYAIRNHRLPVSPFSLLVEEHQFDLYNDPMPSLAALEGYLDATASALFAQATRVVARPSEAIDHLARHAGLAQGMAQVIAALGRDASRQQLFLPLQLLQQHGSSKEEVFAGKPTPNIRAAIDQLADEAQGHLKTAFGLLADVPSGVRPIFLPLAHVRRELNRVRRADYDPFLPKPASRLRTLWTLWRAARTEEFGR; the protein is encoded by the coding sequence ATGAGCGCGACGGAGGCGCCGACCGACGGCGCGGCGTTCTGCGCCGATCTGGCGCGGACCCATGACTTCGTGCGCTACGCGTCGACTTTGTTCATGCCGGGTCCGGAGCGCCGGGCGCTGCTCGCGATCTACGCCTTCAACATCGAAGTCTCGCGCGTGCACGAGCAGGTCAGCCAGCCGCTGCCCGGCGAGATGCGGCTGCAATGGTGGACCGACATGCTGGCCGGGGCCGGACACGGCGGCGTCGAGGGCAATCCGGTCGCGGCAGAGCTGCTGTATGCGATCCGCAATCACCGCCTGCCGGTCTCGCCGTTCTCGCTCCTGGTCGAGGAGCATCAGTTCGATCTCTACAACGACCCGATGCCGTCGTTGGCCGCGCTCGAGGGCTACCTCGACGCCACGGCATCGGCGCTGTTCGCACAAGCCACGCGCGTGGTGGCGCGGCCATCGGAGGCGATCGATCATCTGGCTCGTCATGCCGGCCTCGCGCAAGGCATGGCGCAGGTCATCGCGGCGCTGGGCCGCGACGCCTCGCGGCAGCAGCTGTTTCTGCCGCTGCAACTGCTGCAACAGCACGGCAGCAGCAAGGAGGAGGTGTTTGCCGGCAAGCCGACGCCGAACATCCGTGCTGCGATCGATCAGCTTGCTGACGAGGCTCAGGGTCATCTCAAGACCGCATTCGGGCTGCTTGCGGATGTACCGTCCGGCGTGAGGCCGATCTTCCTGCCGCTCGCTCACGTCAGGCGCGAGCTAAACCGGGTGAGGAGGGCCGACTACGATCCGTTCCTGCCGAAGCCGGCGTCGCGCCTGCGCACGCTCTGGACGTTGTGGCGGGCTGCGCGCACCGAAGAGTTCGGTCGCTAG
- the trmFO gene encoding methylenetetrahydrofolate--tRNA-(uracil(54)-C(5))-methyltransferase (FADH(2)-oxidizing) TrmFO, producing MTPHQSSSQPVHIVGAGLAGSEAAWQVANSGVRAVLHEMRPHRMTEAHRTEGCAELVCSNSFRSDDAANNAVGLLHAEMRRLGSLIMRSADANQVPAGGALAVDRDGFSAAVTKALNEHPLIEISREEVAGLPPADWGNVIVATGPLTSAPLADAIRQLTDENALAFFDAIAPIVHKDSIDMSVAWFQSRYDKVGPGGTGADYINCPMTKEQYDAFVAALLDGEKVDFKDWETNTPYFDGCLPVEVMAERGQETLRHGPMKPVGLTNPHNPTVKAYAIVQLRQDNKLGTLYNIVGFQTKLKHGAQQRVFRTIPGLENAEFARLGGLHRNTFLNSPKLLDSQLRLRAQPRLRFAGQMTGCEGYVESASIGLIAGLCAAADMRGTALTPPPATTALGALLGHITGGHIETIDAGARSFQPMNINFGLFPPLASPPTKKPDGSRLRGNEKTVAKKQAISARALTDLDHWIAEHLRVAAAA from the coding sequence ATGACACCGCATCAATCCTCTTCCCAACCCGTGCACATCGTGGGCGCGGGGCTCGCCGGCTCGGAAGCCGCCTGGCAGGTTGCCAATTCCGGCGTCCGTGCCGTCCTGCATGAAATGCGCCCGCACCGAATGACCGAGGCGCACCGGACCGAAGGCTGCGCCGAACTGGTCTGCTCGAATTCCTTCCGCTCCGACGATGCCGCCAACAACGCGGTCGGGTTGCTGCACGCCGAGATGCGGCGGCTGGGCTCCCTCATCATGCGCTCGGCCGATGCCAACCAGGTGCCCGCTGGCGGCGCGCTGGCGGTCGACCGCGACGGCTTTTCCGCTGCCGTCACCAAAGCGCTGAACGAACATCCGCTGATCGAGATCAGCCGCGAGGAAGTCGCGGGCCTGCCGCCGGCCGACTGGGGCAACGTGATCGTCGCTACCGGTCCCCTCACCTCGGCGCCGCTCGCCGACGCCATCAGGCAGCTCACCGACGAGAACGCGCTGGCGTTCTTCGATGCGATCGCACCGATCGTACACAAGGATTCCATCGACATGTCGGTGGCCTGGTTTCAGTCGCGCTACGACAAGGTCGGTCCCGGCGGCACCGGCGCCGACTACATCAACTGCCCGATGACCAAGGAGCAATATGACGCCTTCGTCGCGGCGCTGCTCGACGGCGAGAAGGTCGACTTCAAGGATTGGGAGACCAACACGCCCTATTTCGACGGCTGCCTGCCGGTCGAGGTGATGGCCGAGCGCGGTCAGGAGACGCTGCGCCACGGGCCGATGAAGCCGGTGGGATTGACCAATCCGCACAATCCGACGGTCAAGGCATATGCGATCGTTCAGCTGCGGCAGGACAACAAGCTCGGCACGCTCTACAACATCGTCGGTTTCCAGACCAAGCTGAAGCACGGCGCGCAGCAGCGCGTGTTCCGCACCATCCCGGGCCTCGAGAATGCGGAGTTCGCCCGCCTCGGCGGCCTGCATCGCAACACCTTCCTGAATTCACCGAAGCTGCTCGATAGCCAGCTGCGCCTGCGCGCGCAGCCGCGGCTGCGTTTCGCCGGCCAGATGACGGGCTGCGAGGGCTACGTCGAATCGGCCAGCATCGGGTTGATTGCGGGGCTCTGCGCTGCCGCCGACATGCGCGGCACCGCGCTGACGCCACCGCCCGCCACCACCGCGCTCGGCGCGCTGCTCGGCCACATCACCGGCGGTCATATCGAGACGATCGACGCCGGTGCGCGCTCGTTCCAGCCGATGAACATCAATTTCGGTCTGTTCCCGCCGCTGGCCAGCCCTCCGACCAAGAAGCCGGACGGCTCGCGGCTGCGCGGCAACGAGAAGACGGTCGCCAAGAAGCAGGCGATCAGCGCGCGGGCGCTCACCGACCTCGACCATTGGATCGCAGAGCACCTGCGCGTTGCGGCAGCGGCCTGA
- a CDS encoding lytic murein transglycosylase produces MTSRFSFHTLAVGAWLLTSTVSALAAQCGTGTFESWLDDFKKEAVTKGISQNAIQAGLNGVTQDKAILARDHSQQVFSQTFEQFSGRMVPPRLNRGSDMMKRYGSVLSRIEEAYGVPGEILVAIWGLETDFGVNTGKFPTLRSLATLAYDCRRSDMFKAELMDALRIVERGDLSPQEMRGAWAGELGQTQFMPSSYIKFAVDFDGNGKRDLLHNVPDVLASTANFLKSYGWKKGKGWEPGSENFAVIQQWNKSEVYAKTIGYFATQLAKAP; encoded by the coding sequence ATGACCTCGCGCTTTTCCTTTCACACGCTCGCCGTTGGGGCGTGGCTGTTGACCTCGACCGTGTCTGCGCTCGCCGCCCAGTGCGGCACGGGCACGTTCGAGTCATGGCTCGACGATTTCAAGAAAGAGGCTGTGACGAAGGGCATTTCGCAGAACGCGATCCAGGCCGGGTTGAATGGCGTCACGCAGGACAAGGCGATCCTGGCGCGCGACCATTCGCAGCAGGTGTTCAGCCAGACCTTCGAGCAGTTCTCGGGTCGCATGGTGCCGCCGCGGCTCAATCGCGGCTCCGACATGATGAAGCGCTACGGCTCGGTGCTGTCGCGAATCGAGGAGGCCTACGGCGTGCCCGGTGAAATCCTGGTCGCGATCTGGGGGCTGGAGACCGATTTCGGTGTCAACACAGGCAAGTTTCCGACCCTACGCTCGCTGGCGACGCTGGCCTATGATTGCCGCCGCTCCGACATGTTCAAGGCCGAGTTGATGGATGCGTTGCGCATCGTCGAGCGTGGTGATCTCTCACCGCAGGAGATGCGCGGCGCCTGGGCCGGCGAGCTCGGCCAGACCCAGTTCATGCCGTCGTCCTACATCAAATTCGCGGTCGATTTCGACGGCAACGGTAAACGCGACCTCCTGCACAACGTACCTGACGTGCTGGCCTCGACGGCGAACTTCCTGAAGAGCTACGGCTGGAAGAAAGGCAAAGGCTGGGAGCCCGGCAGCGAGAATTTCGCGGTCATCCAGCAGTGGAACAAGAGCGAGGTGTACGCCAAGACGATCGGCTACTTCGCCACCCAGCTCGCGAAGGCTCCGTAG
- a CDS encoding DUF1488 family protein — translation MMHGDQEIECQISDAAMDDLAGTRGTASIARQAQFVALRDAVERIASDIFDSGPVVKGATIRIFTKHISKEQS, via the coding sequence ATGATGCACGGCGACCAGGAAATTGAATGCCAGATCAGCGACGCTGCAATGGACGACTTGGCCGGCACGCGCGGAACGGCGAGCATCGCTCGCCAGGCCCAGTTCGTTGCGCTGCGCGACGCCGTCGAACGGATCGCATCCGACATCTTTGACAGCGGCCCGGTGGTCAAAGGCGCGACGATCCGGATCTTCACCAAGCACATCTCGAAGGAACAGAGCTAG
- a CDS encoding DUF1127 domain-containing protein has protein sequence MLLSLIRMIQAFRDYQRNVSELSQLSDRELADIGLDRSDIPRVAAGTYNG, from the coding sequence ATGTTGCTCTCGCTCATCCGCATGATCCAGGCTTTCCGGGATTATCAGCGCAATGTCAGCGAACTGTCCCAGCTCAGCGATCGTGAACTGGCCGATATCGGCCTCGACCGCTCGGACATTCCGCGCGTTGCCGCCGGTACCTACAACGGCTAA